In the genome of Streptomyces aquilus, the window AGGTCCACAGGTTGCCGGTGAAGTCGTAGGCGCGGCCGAGGTGGCAGTCCTCGGTGAGGACGCGGGCGGCGGCCTCGGCGAGTTCGCTGCGGAAAACGGTATTGATGCCACGCCCGCCGGTGCCGCTGGCCAGTTCACCCGAGGTGACGGCGGCGCGCAGGCCCGCGTTGAGGAATGCCTCGCTGTAGTAGGGGTGGCGCAACAGCGTGTGGGGCAGCCCGCTTGCGAACAGGGTGCGCTCGGTGGCGTGATGAGCTGCGGTGACACCCTGGTCCTGAGTGTCGGCACCCAGGAAGCTGGTGTAGATGATCGCCCCGACTCCGGCGGTGCGCGCCGCGTCGATGGCTGCCTGGTGCTGGCCGGCGCGGCGGGAGGGTTCCAGCTCCGGAGAGGAGATCAGCAGCAGCCGGTCGGCTCCCTTGAACGCGGTGCGCAGCGTTGCCGGGTCATCGTAGTCACCGAGGCGGACACGGACCCCGCGAGCGGCGAGATCCGCGGCCCCTTGGGGATTGCGCACCGCGGCAACGACGCGATCAGCCGGGCACTGGGCCAGCAACTGGTCGATGACCAGCCGGCCGAAAGCCCCCGAAGCGGCCGACACAACTATCATCCACAACTCCCTCACCGCGGTGCAGCCGTCGCCGACGCGGCGGTTCGTGACCGCTCGGTCCGGACGTCCGGCTCACCATCGATGAACAGCGAACCGCGCGTCAAAGCCTTTTCCTAGCCCCAGGATCCTGAGCCTCGACAGCAACCAACCACCTGCTCGTGCTGTGACCGCATCAGGTTCGCCGGATGTGTTCAGGCCGCTGAGGTGAGGGGGCGTGCGCCCCAGCGGATGCCTTTCTCGCTGCGGATGCGGACCTGCTCTCGGCGCTGTGCGGCGAGGACGTCGGGGGCGGGCGTTGGCGCTGCGCCAGCGTAGATAGCGGTGCAGCGCCCGGGTCTGTGCGGGGTGGCTGCGGTGGTGTTAGTTGGCCAGGGTGAACTGCCGCAGCGGGCCGAAGTGGGCCTCGATCGGGTTGGCCTAGGAGGCGTAGGTCGGGGTGAAGCACAGTTCGACCTTGTTCTTCTTCGCCCAGCGGCGAATGTCCGCACCTTACGGGTGGCCTCGCGCCGCGACAGGTGCGGTTCGTCGTCGAGTGGGACTCCGAAGAAACGTTCGACGGCGTCGATTTGAGTGACCCCGCCAGCGTTTCGCTCGACCATGTGCCGGCGGTCCTCAAGCCCTGACAACCGCATCACTACAGAGCCTCCCCGACCGTGCCGGTGCGCATCCTGCGGGCGCCCTCCAGGCCCCCTAAGCGCAACCGCTGCCGATGAGGTAAGTTATAGGTCGACCACTAATGCAGGAGTGAAGATGACCGTCACGGAAGACCACGCCAACCGCCGCGCCGCTGCTCAGCACGCCCTGGCCGAGCACCTGCGCCTCACCGCCGCAGGACGCGTCGACGAATGGGTGGAGCTGTTCGCCCCGGACGCAGTGCTTGAGTTCCCCTACGCGCCGGCCGGCGTGCCTCAGCGGGTGACGGGGCGCGACGCGCTGGTCGCGCACATGCGCAACTTTCCCGAGACCTTCGACGTGGAGTTCGTCGATCTGGTCTTCCACGACACGGTCGACCCGAGCCTGGTGATCGCCGAATTCCGTTCGAAGGGCACGGCGCTGCCGACCGGCAAGCCGTACGAGCAGACATGCATCTCCGTCGTGCGGACCGATGACGACGGGCTCATCACCCATTACCTGGACTACTGGAACCCGCTGGTGGCGATCGAGGCGCTCACGCCTTCCGACGTGCGGTCCGACTCTGAGCGCGGCGTGACTTTTGGAGGCTGAGAGGAGCCGTGTTTGACTGACGACCATGCCTGTCGCCGGTACCAGCACGAAGAGCGACGAACGCCGTCGGGCCATCATGGCCGCCGCGGTCGACTGCTTCGCGCAAAAGGGTTTCTACGGTACGACGACGCACGAGATCGCAGAGTGGGTCGGTATCTCTCAGCCGTATCTCTATCGCCTGTACCCGAACAAGGAAGCACTGTTCGCGGCGGCGGTGGACCACGTGTCCGCCGTCATGACCGAGACGCTGGTCGCGCATGCGCCGACGTCGGGTGGGGCGGGGTCGGCTCCCGAGACAGCGTTGGATGCCGCACGCGGTGCCTACGCCGCGCTCGTCGCGGACCGGAACATCCTGCGTTTCCTCATGCACGCGAACTGTGCCGTCGGCGAGCCGCTGGTGGCACAGGCCGTGCGCCGGTGCTACGCCAAGCAGGTCGACACCGTCCGGCAGCTGCTGGGCGACGACGACGCCGTGCGGCGCTGGTTCGGCGCCGGGATGCTCGACAACGTGGTCGCCGTGCTGGGCCTGGCCGACATCGACGAGCCGTGGGCACACGTCCTCACCGCTCGATAACCCGCCACCGGCGGTTCGGCGGCGAGGGCCCCGAGTCTTCCGCGTAGGCCAGTTCGGCCGGTGGGACTCGGGGCTTGATCCCCCAGCCACGGGCAGGCTTCGTCCGAGCGGGCGTCGGGGTTACAACTGCGGCGGCCTCCGCCGTGGCCCGGTCCTGCGCGGCCGGGCGGTTCAGGACCCGCTCGGCGATCAGCAGCTGCTCCCGCATCCCCACACTCTCCACGCTCTCCAGGCGTACCAGTCCAGTGACGGATCGCAGGACGTCACACCCAGCGTCCTACCAGGCCCCGCACCCACACGGGACCTTTGCGGTGGCAGCATGGATGCACTACTGAGCTGTCGTGCGCGATGTCGCCGACAGTAAAGGCGAGACGAGATCAACCGCCGAGCAGGGCGTGCGTCCACTGGTCTTCGCGCTGCTCGATGTATTCGGCATCATTTCGCCAGGCGTCGCCGTGACCTTCGGTCCACAGGGTTGCCCAGGGCTGGATACCCCGGGTGGCTTGCTCGCGCAGGAAGACGTGCATGGAGCGCGTTCGGCGTCCGAGTAGGGGGACCAGGCGACGGCGTTCGTCTTCGTCGAGGCCGTAGGCGTCGGCGAAAACGCGCAGCCGGTCTGCGGCGTCGGGGCGTTGCCAGTCCGGATGAGCGGACAGCGGAATGAACCCGTGCATGGCGTACGCGACGTCCCACAGGCGGGAACCGGGGCCGGCGGTGTCCCAGTCGATGAAGGCCCACTCGGCCTCGCCTGCGACCACGAGGTTCCACGGGGCCAGATCGTGATGGGCGATGATGTCGCTGCCCTCGGCGGGGATCAACACCTGCCAGTGCGCGTCAGCCGGTGGTGTGAAGCCCCGCACGGCATCGTGGAAGTCCCGGATCAGCCCTGCCACCCCGGCCAGGTTCCGAGCGGACTCGAGCAGAGAAAACCGATCGGGCCAGACCACGTGGCCGTGCACGAAGGTCAGGACTTCACGGCCTTGGTCGTCAATGCCCAGTGGGCGAGGTGCCGCCCGGAACCCCACCTCATACAGGTGAGTCAGCAGGGCGTGCACTGCGGGAGTCCACGGTCCGGTCGGGCGGCGAACGGTGTCTCCGACGCGGACCACACCAGCGCTGACGTTCCCACCGGACAACGGTTGTTCTTCATTGTGCCGCACCGAGCCAGCATGTTCGATCAGCCCACCATGTTCCACCCCATTATTGTTGATCACCGCCTGGTGTCGCTCGGTGAGGGGAATGCCTCCCAGTTCACGGCCCTTTCGTGCCGACGACATCACGCCTCGAATCTCGGTAACCGCATCCAGGAAACGGCCGACGGACCAGCGCGGCCAACTCACCGTACTCACCGTACTCACCGTACTCACCGACGAAGGCTTCGCCGTCCTCGCCGTCGCGGCCCCCGGCCACGTCGCGGCGGCGCGCCGGGCGATGTTCGACCACCTCACGCCTGACCAGGTCCGCCAGTTCGCAGAGATCGGCGAGGCCATCATCAAGGGCCTCACCCACGAGGACGACTATCAGGCGGAACTCCCGTGGCGGCGCAGATAGCGCGCCCCAATCTGCCCACTGGGAGAAGGCGATCCTTCCTGGAGCGAACACATGTCGCTGCCGTCCGACGTCGGCGCTGCGTCGGCCGACTGGCTGCGCCACGATCGTGGTCCTTCGACCTGCCGAGAGGTGTTCACTGCCAGATCGCATCGACAAATGCTGTCGCTAAAGGTTGTCCCGCAATGATCAACTGACCTGGCATGGCTAGTAGTTCGTCGGGTTGGTGGTCGTGCCGGTTGGATGTGTGGTGACGTCCGTCCGATCGTTGCGGGTGTGGTGGCAGAACCTGTCCGTGTGCGCAGGTGGACCGACCAGGAGGGGCAGAAGCGGTAGCAGATCGTGCGCCGCGGCAGCACCAGCTCGGTGCGCCACCGGCCGCCCTGACGGCGCCCCGAGCTACGTCATCCTGGACAAGTCCGCCCACAAGGACGGCACGATCCGGCGCTGGGCGAGGAAGAACCGGGTCGAGCTGTGCTTCACCCCGACTTACGCGTCCGGGACCAACCCTGTCGAGGCCCATTTCGGGCCACTGCGGCGATTCACCGTCGCCAACTCCCACCACCGCAACCACACCGTCCAGACTCACCCCCTGCACGCCTACCTGCGCCGGCGCAACACCAACGCCCGCCATCCAGCTGTCCTCGCGGCCCAGCGCCGCAAGCGAGCCCCCATCCGCAGCGAGAAGGGCCTGCGCGGGGGCGGACGACCGGCAAAAAATCGCATGCCCCTGCCAATGGCACCGGCGACACTGACGCCATGACCGGTTCTGCACTGCCACGACTGCTTCGACCGCGTGGCCTAAGGGCCGGAGATCTCGTTGTCATCGCATCGCTGTCCGGTCCGCTACCGGCCGCTTACGAGCCCAACGTCGAGCGGGCGGTGGTCGTACTCGAGCGCATGGGATTCCGCGTGCGTCGGGCTCCGCTACTCGAAGTAGGACGCCGCCACTGGTGGAGCGCGGCCACGCCGGCGGAGATCGCCGGGGAGCTCAATGGTCTTCTGCGGGATCCTGAGGTGCGCGCGATCATCGCGAGTGACGGCGGCCAGACGGCGCTCGGCTACCTTGACCTGATCGACGTCGAGGCGATCAGGGCCGACCCCAAGCCGATCCTGGGCTACAGCGACATCTCGCTGCTGCATCTGGTGCTCTATGCGCGCACGGGTCTGGTCGGGTTCCATGCCGACATGGCCGTCCCTGGCTTCGGCGGGCACTGGCAGTCTGCGCCCGTGGCGCGCCAAGCGGAACTCGAGAAGCTCTACTCCGGGTTGCTGACCGGTACCGCGGCGATCGGTGCGCTGCCTGCGAGCCCGTCGTGGGAGTGCTGGCGTCCTGGTCGTGTCGAAGGTCGGCTGATCGGCGGGGTGATCAATCGC includes:
- a CDS encoding nuclear transport factor 2 family protein, with amino-acid sequence MTVTEDHANRRAAAQHALAEHLRLTAAGRVDEWVELFAPDAVLEFPYAPAGVPQRVTGRDALVAHMRNFPETFDVEFVDLVFHDTVDPSLVIAEFRSKGTALPTGKPYEQTCISVVRTDDDGLITHYLDYWNPLVAIEALTPSDVRSDSERGVTFGG
- a CDS encoding S66 peptidase family protein is translated as MTGSALPRLLRPRGLRAGDLVVIASLSGPLPAAYEPNVERAVVVLERMGFRVRRAPLLEVGRRHWWSAATPAEIAGELNGLLRDPEVRAIIASDGGQTALGYLDLIDVEAIRADPKPILGYSDISLLHLVLYARTGLVGFHADMAVPGFGGHWQSAPVARQAELEKLYSGLLTGTAAIGALPASPSWECWRPGRVEGRLIGGVINRIVLAQATRFALPLEWFDGAVLFWEETGGLASHVWSYLQVMRHCGILDRISGMVVGVPREVSGLEPGASPTLSEIVLDVLGDRDIPVLGNVEFGHAGPNLPMPVGIRVGLDARQRTLSLLEPAVGPHTMTGLVG
- a CDS encoding aminoglycoside phosphotransferase family protein, producing the protein MSGGNVSAGVVRVGDTVRRPTGPWTPAVHALLTHLYEVGFRAAPRPLGIDDQGREVLTFVHGHVVWPDRFSLLESARNLAGVAGLIRDFHDAVRGFTPPADAHWQVLIPAEGSDIIAHHDLAPWNLVVAGEAEWAFIDWDTAGPGSRLWDVAYAMHGFIPLSAHPDWQRPDAADRLRVFADAYGLDEDERRRLVPLLGRRTRSMHVFLREQATRGIQPWATLWTEGHGDAWRNDAEYIEQREDQWTHALLGG
- a CDS encoding NAD(P)H-binding protein, with protein sequence MIVVSAASGAFGRLVIDQLLAQCPADRVVAAVRNPQGAADLAARGVRVRLGDYDDPATLRTAFKGADRLLLISSPELEPSRRAGQHQAAIDAARTAGVGAIIYTSFLGADTQDQGVTAAHHATERTLFASGLPHTLLRHPYYSEAFLNAGLRAAVTSGELASGTGGRGINTVFRSELAEAAARVLTEDCHLGRAYDFTGNLWTYGQLAHTLSRISGRPVVHRDRRGRAPGAQGWLEEQVRAGALERQTDDLQHVLGHPVATLDQAVTAILTQPAPPAASPAPE
- a CDS encoding TetR/AcrR family transcriptional regulator, yielding MPVAGTSTKSDERRRAIMAAAVDCFAQKGFYGTTTHEIAEWVGISQPYLYRLYPNKEALFAAAVDHVSAVMTETLVAHAPTSGGAGSAPETALDAARGAYAALVADRNILRFLMHANCAVGEPLVAQAVRRCYAKQVDTVRQLLGDDDAVRRWFGAGMLDNVVAVLGLADIDEPWAHVLTAR